The Streptomyces sp. NBC_01353 genome contains a region encoding:
- a CDS encoding response regulator transcription factor, which yields MSIRVMLVDDQVLLRTGFRMVLAAQPDMDVVAEAGDGVEALEVLRSTAVDVVLMDVRMPKLDGVETTRRICSEPDAPKVLILTTFDLDEYAFSGLKAGASGFMLKDVPPSELLGAIRSVHSGDAVVAPSTTRRLLDRFSPMLPSSGKESQHKELDRLTDREREVMMLVAQGLSNGEIAARLVLSEATVKTHVGRILTKLGLRDRVQVVVLAYETGLVRAGGGAV from the coding sequence ATGTCCATCCGCGTGATGCTCGTCGACGACCAGGTGCTGCTGCGCACCGGCTTCCGCATGGTGCTCGCCGCCCAGCCGGACATGGATGTCGTCGCCGAGGCGGGCGACGGCGTGGAGGCGCTGGAGGTGCTGCGCTCCACGGCGGTGGACGTGGTCCTGATGGACGTACGGATGCCCAAGCTCGACGGGGTCGAGACGACCCGGCGGATCTGCTCGGAGCCCGACGCCCCCAAGGTGCTGATCCTGACCACGTTCGACCTGGACGAGTACGCCTTCTCCGGGCTGAAGGCGGGCGCGAGCGGCTTCATGCTGAAGGACGTGCCGCCGAGCGAGCTGCTCGGCGCGATCCGCTCCGTGCACAGCGGGGACGCGGTCGTGGCCCCGTCGACCACGCGCCGGCTGCTCGACCGTTTCTCGCCGATGCTGCCGTCGTCGGGGAAGGAGTCGCAGCACAAGGAGCTGGACCGGCTCACCGACCGGGAGCGCGAGGTGATGATGCTGGTCGCGCAGGGCCTGTCGAACGGCGAGATCGCCGCCCGGCTGGTGCTGTCGGAGGCGACGGTGAAGACGCACGTCGGCCGGATCCTGACCAAGCTGGGCCTGCGCGACCGGGTGCAGGTGGTGGTCCTGGCGTACGAGACGGGCCTGGTGCGGGCGGGCGGCGGGGCGGTCTGA
- a CDS encoding ABC transporter permease, with product MSASNCLVTNDWICGEYLRTRSEELTSALLQHVGITAVSVLIGLAVAFPLALLVRARPRLAGPVLGLTTLLYTIPSLAMFSLLLPFLGLSAALVVTGLVLYSLTILVRNILAGLDAVPAETREAARGMGYGSGRLLWEVELPLALPALMAGIRMATVSTIALTTVGSIVGRGGLGNLIEDALPTFFKAQVLAASVLCVLLAVAADLLLLGVQRLLTPWTRIRATAGGV from the coding sequence ATGAGCGCGTCGAATTGTCTGGTCACGAACGACTGGATCTGCGGTGAATATCTGCGCACCCGCAGCGAGGAGTTGACAAGTGCGTTGCTCCAACACGTGGGGATCACGGCCGTGTCCGTCCTGATCGGGCTCGCCGTCGCCTTTCCGCTGGCGCTGCTCGTGCGGGCCCGTCCGCGCCTCGCCGGGCCGGTCCTCGGTCTCACGACGCTGCTGTACACGATCCCTTCGCTGGCGATGTTCTCGCTGCTGCTCCCGTTCCTCGGGCTCTCCGCGGCCCTGGTGGTGACCGGACTCGTGCTGTATTCGCTGACGATCCTCGTACGGAACATCCTGGCGGGCCTGGATGCGGTGCCGGCCGAGACGCGAGAGGCCGCGCGCGGTATGGGGTACGGCTCGGGCCGGCTGCTGTGGGAGGTCGAACTGCCCCTCGCCCTCCCGGCGCTGATGGCCGGCATACGCATGGCGACGGTCTCCACGATCGCGCTGACGACGGTCGGCTCGATCGTCGGCCGCGGTGGGCTCGGCAATCTCATCGAGGACGCGCTGCCGACGTTCTTCAAGGCGCAGGTGCTCGCCGCCTCGGTGCTGTGCGTGCTCCTCGCGGTGGCCGCGGACCTGCTGCTCCTCGGCGTGCAGCGGCTGCTCACGCCGTGGACCCGCATACGCGCCACGGCGGGGGGCGTGTGA
- a CDS encoding ABC transporter substrate-binding protein: MSRISRTAGAVLGVAALTAGLAACGGDSLEKSNAPATGSGKGKGSLVVGAAAFTESKVLAELYAQVLNDAGYSASVTTVKNRELYEPSLEKGEIDVVPEYAATIAEFLNAKVNGPKAPEEKPVASGDAAATVEALKKLAEPRGLKVLAVGEAVDQNAFAVSKEFAEKNKLTTLSDLGAAKLKVKIAAGDECEIRPFCAPGLKKTYGIDVTGIDPKGVGTPQSKQAVKDGVDQLVLTTTTDATIDSFGLVFLTDDKKLQNADNVLPVVNAKDAGSPEIAAALDKITKVLTTADLAELNRKVDAERAKPEDVAKAYLESKGLVKK; the protein is encoded by the coding sequence GTGAGCAGGATCTCGCGCACCGCGGGTGCGGTGCTGGGCGTGGCGGCGCTGACCGCCGGGCTCGCCGCGTGCGGCGGCGACAGCCTGGAGAAGAGCAACGCGCCGGCGACGGGTTCGGGCAAGGGCAAGGGTTCGCTCGTCGTGGGCGCCGCCGCGTTCACCGAGTCCAAGGTGCTCGCCGAGCTGTACGCACAGGTGCTGAACGACGCCGGATACTCCGCGAGCGTCACCACGGTGAAGAACCGTGAGCTGTACGAACCCTCGCTGGAGAAGGGTGAGATCGACGTCGTACCGGAATACGCGGCGACGATCGCGGAATTCCTCAATGCCAAGGTGAACGGTCCGAAGGCGCCCGAGGAGAAGCCGGTCGCGTCCGGGGACGCGGCGGCCACGGTGGAGGCTCTGAAGAAGCTCGCGGAGCCGCGCGGACTGAAGGTCCTCGCGGTCGGTGAGGCGGTCGACCAGAACGCCTTCGCGGTGTCCAAGGAATTCGCCGAGAAGAACAAGCTGACGACGCTTTCGGATCTCGGCGCGGCCAAGCTGAAGGTGAAGATCGCGGCCGGTGACGAATGCGAGATACGGCCGTTCTGCGCACCGGGTCTGAAGAAGACCTACGGGATCGACGTGACCGGGATCGACCCCAAGGGTGTCGGTACGCCGCAGTCCAAGCAGGCGGTCAAGGACGGCGTGGACCAGCTGGTGCTGACCACCACGACGGACGCGACGATCGACAGCTTCGGTCTGGTCTTCCTGACCGACGACAAGAAGCTGCAGAACGCCGACAATGTGCTGCCCGTCGTCAATGCCAAGGACGCCGGATCGCCGGAGATCGCCGCCGCCCTCGACAAGATCACAAAGGTCCTCACGACGGCCGATCTCGCCGAACTGAACCGCAAGGTGGACGCGGAGCGGGCCAAGCCCGAGGACGTCGCGAAGGCCTATCTGGAGTCGAAGGGGCTGGTCAAGAAGTAG
- a CDS encoding alpha/beta hydrolase-fold protein has translation MGLTSNKVLALAVVVAVVLFVATVWLWPRLSRGGVRSVLGRIGLLLATQLALFASVGLAANNSFLFYGSWADLFGQEQDLGVVVDHSAGSKDIKLVGTQAVDVPGGGRPAVGGQIQKIVVAGEKSKINSPAYVYLPPEYFQKEYAKSTFPASVVLTGYPGTAENLLKGLKYPKTAFLQAKEKKMRPMILVMLRPTVAPPRDTECVNIPGGPQTETFFAEDLPKAVSETYRVGTKARNWGFMGNSTGGYCALKIALHHPDRFAAGAGFSAYYKAAEDMTTGDLFHGDGAARKRADLLWSLDHAPQGKSSFLVTTSKEGEGNRRATLDFVKKVKAPARVSSITLDSGGHNFNTWNREIPPGLVWMSGQLSAN, from the coding sequence TGGCCACGGTCTGGCTGTGGCCGCGGCTGTCGCGCGGCGGCGTCCGGTCCGTCCTCGGCCGGATCGGGCTGCTGCTCGCCACCCAGCTCGCGCTGTTCGCCTCGGTGGGTCTGGCGGCGAACAACTCGTTCCTGTTCTACGGTTCCTGGGCCGATCTCTTCGGTCAGGAGCAGGACCTGGGGGTGGTCGTCGACCACTCGGCCGGCTCCAAGGACATCAAGCTCGTCGGCACGCAGGCGGTGGACGTGCCCGGCGGCGGCCGTCCGGCGGTGGGCGGCCAGATCCAGAAGATCGTCGTCGCCGGCGAGAAGTCGAAGATCAACTCCCCGGCCTATGTGTATCTGCCGCCGGAGTACTTCCAGAAGGAGTACGCGAAGAGCACCTTCCCGGCCTCGGTGGTGCTGACGGGCTACCCGGGCACGGCCGAGAACCTTCTCAAGGGGCTGAAGTACCCGAAGACGGCCTTCCTCCAGGCCAAGGAGAAGAAGATGCGGCCGATGATCCTGGTGATGCTGCGGCCGACCGTGGCGCCGCCCCGGGACACCGAGTGTGTGAACATCCCCGGCGGGCCGCAGACCGAGACCTTCTTCGCCGAGGACCTGCCGAAGGCGGTCTCGGAGACGTACCGGGTGGGGACGAAGGCACGGAACTGGGGCTTCATGGGGAACTCGACCGGCGGGTACTGCGCCCTGAAGATCGCGCTGCACCATCCGGACCGGTTCGCGGCGGGCGCCGGATTCTCGGCGTACTACAAGGCGGCGGAGGATATGACGACGGGCGATCTCTTCCACGGCGACGGCGCGGCGCGCAAGCGGGCCGACCTGCTGTGGAGCCTGGACCACGCGCCGCAGGGGAAGTCGTCGTTCCTGGTGACCACGTCGAAGGAGGGCGAGGGGAACCGTCGGGCGACCCTCGACTTCGTCAAGAAGGTGAAGGCCCCGGCGCGGGTCTCCTCGATCACGCTCGACAGCGGTGGGCACAACTTCAACACCTGGAACCGGGAGATCCCGCCGGGTCTTGTCTGGATGAGCGGGCAGCTCAGCGCGAACTGA
- a CDS encoding GNAT family N-acetyltransferase has translation MTLRALAAEEVTALRDELIALCAQAFCGPPWHEAPRGALRTVERLLGRASGPEPGFRCVASVDPEGALTGFAAGWLDNALSGADDTFELAELVVAPAHQGHGLGRALHDTLLAKTPGPRLLMTLDVPELRERYERWGWSVVERRRPEKDPKDFVVMRRND, from the coding sequence GTGACACTCCGGGCGCTCGCCGCCGAGGAAGTGACCGCGCTGCGGGACGAGCTGATCGCCCTGTGCGCGCAGGCCTTCTGCGGACCGCCCTGGCACGAAGCGCCGCGCGGGGCGCTGCGGACGGTGGAGCGGCTGCTCGGCCGGGCGTCCGGACCGGAGCCGGGCTTCCGCTGCGTCGCGTCGGTCGACCCGGAGGGCGCCCTGACCGGGTTCGCCGCCGGCTGGCTCGACAACGCCCTCTCCGGCGCGGACGACACCTTCGAACTCGCCGAACTCGTCGTCGCCCCCGCCCACCAGGGCCACGGTCTGGGCCGAGCCCTGCACGACACCCTCCTCGCCAAGACCCCCGGGCCCCGTCTGCTGATGACGCTCGACGTGCCCGAGCTGCGCGAACGCTACGAACGCTGGGGCTGGAGCGTGGTGGAGCGGCGTCGCCCGGAGAAGGACCCGAAGGACTTCGTGGTCATGCGCAGGAACGACTGA
- a CDS encoding SAM-dependent methyltransferase → MTDETCQWQGWREATEQALYGPEGFFRRPEGPAGHFRTSVHASPLFAGAVARLLAEVAEELGTDELAFVDVGAGRGELLTGVLAAVPSGLSVRAYGVERADRPAGLDPRVAWTDRVPEGVRGLLFANEWLDNVPVDVAAVDETGAVRYVEVRAADGAERLGKVVEGPDAEWLERWWPLTEPGERAEIGRTRDEAWSAAVGALAAGTAVAVDYGHVRESRPPFGTLTGFRAGREVPAVPDGSCDVTAHVAMDACARGGGEVVTQREALRRLGVRGERPPLALASSDPGAYVRALAGAGEAAELTERGGLGDFLWLTRRVRGA, encoded by the coding sequence GTGACGGATGAGACGTGTCAGTGGCAGGGGTGGCGTGAGGCCACGGAGCAGGCGCTGTACGGCCCGGAGGGCTTCTTTCGGCGCCCCGAGGGCCCGGCCGGTCACTTCCGCACCTCCGTACACGCCTCGCCGCTCTTCGCGGGAGCCGTCGCCCGGCTGCTGGCGGAGGTGGCCGAGGAGCTGGGGACGGACGAGCTCGCGTTCGTGGACGTCGGCGCGGGGCGGGGGGAGCTGCTGACGGGCGTGCTGGCCGCCGTGCCTTCGGGGCTTTCGGTACGGGCGTACGGCGTGGAGCGCGCGGACCGGCCGGCGGGGCTCGACCCCCGGGTGGCGTGGACGGACCGGGTGCCGGAGGGGGTCCGCGGGCTGCTCTTCGCGAACGAGTGGCTCGACAACGTGCCGGTGGACGTCGCGGCCGTCGACGAGACGGGGGCGGTCCGGTACGTCGAGGTGCGGGCGGCGGACGGGGCGGAGCGGCTGGGGAAGGTCGTCGAGGGGCCGGACGCGGAGTGGCTGGAGCGGTGGTGGCCGCTGACGGAGCCCGGCGAGCGGGCGGAGATCGGGCGGACGCGGGACGAGGCGTGGTCGGCGGCGGTCGGGGCGCTGGCGGCGGGGACGGCGGTGGCGGTGGACTACGGGCATGTACGGGAGTCCAGGCCGCCGTTCGGGACGCTGACGGGGTTCCGGGCGGGGCGGGAGGTGCCGGCGGTGCCGGACGGGTCCTGTGACGTGACGGCGCATGTGGCGATGGATGCGTGCGCTCGGGGTGGCGGGGAGGTGGTCACGCAGCGGGAGGCGTTGCGGCGCCTCGGCGTTCGTGGCGAGCGGCCTCCGCTGGCGTTGGCGTCCAGCGACCCGGGCGCGTATGTGCGGGCGCTCGCCGGCGCGGGCGAGGCGGCCGAGCTGACCGAGCGCGGTGGGCTCGGGGACTTCTTGTGGCTGACGCGGAGGGTGCGGGGGGCGTAG
- a CDS encoding ABC transporter permease produces MQVMADAWSWLTTGANWAGDGGVWHRLGEHVYVSGLALLLACAVALPLGLGLGHLGKGGAVAVNVSNAGRAIPVFAVLALFMVSPLRNAGYVPTVIALVLFAVPPLLTNAYVGMREVDRAVVEAARGMGMSGGQVFRRVELPLARPLVMTGLRSAAVQVVATATIAAMVGQGGLGRIITAGFNTYNTPQVVAGALLVALLALLVEAVLVGADRLLGRRTL; encoded by the coding sequence ATGCAGGTCATGGCGGACGCCTGGAGCTGGCTGACCACGGGCGCCAACTGGGCCGGGGACGGCGGGGTGTGGCACCGGCTCGGTGAGCATGTGTACGTGAGCGGGCTCGCGCTCCTGCTGGCCTGCGCCGTCGCGCTGCCGCTCGGGCTCGGGCTCGGGCACCTCGGCAAGGGCGGAGCGGTCGCCGTCAACGTCTCCAACGCCGGCCGGGCGATCCCGGTCTTCGCGGTGCTCGCCCTGTTCATGGTGTCGCCGCTGCGCAACGCGGGGTACGTCCCGACGGTGATCGCGCTGGTGCTCTTCGCGGTGCCCCCGCTGCTCACCAACGCGTACGTGGGGATGCGGGAGGTGGACCGGGCGGTGGTCGAGGCGGCCCGGGGGATGGGCATGTCGGGCGGACAGGTCTTCCGGAGGGTCGAGCTGCCCCTCGCCCGCCCGCTGGTCATGACCGGCCTGCGGTCGGCCGCCGTGCAGGTGGTCGCCACGGCGACCATCGCGGCGATGGTCGGCCAGGGCGGCCTGGGCCGGATCATCACCGCCGGCTTCAACACGTACAACACCCCGCAGGTGGTCGCGGGCGCGCTGCTCGTGGCGCTGCTCGCCCTCCTGGTGGAGGCGGTGCTCGTGGGGGCGGACCGGCTGCTCGGCCGCAGGACGCTCTGA
- a CDS encoding sensor histidine kinase gives MQRLYDFIRRHPTGVDTFWAVVLLGFSVLWVGTSYPAVDNAAAYGVVGALFSLVVALRRRAPEKMLLLAVALGLVQLGFGLQPFFADFAMLVIIYTVAAHDGPRWASRLALAGGLSAATLSMLRWPSETSPGSALAHVFFTVIMTVPFALAWVLGDSLRTRRAYFAQLEERASRLEQEREAQAKVAVAAERARIARELHDVVAHNVSVMVVQADGAAYVLDSSPETAKQALETISSTGRQALAEMRRLLGILRTGEHKEAGEYVPQPDVEQIEDLVEQVRGAGLTVDFRIEGTPRPLPSGVELTAYRIVQEALTNTRKHGGPDVGASVRLVYFDDGLGLLVEDDGRGATHEMYEDGGADGRGHGLIGMRERVGMVGGTLDAGPRPGGGFRISALLPLKPAH, from the coding sequence GTGCAGCGCCTCTACGACTTCATCCGCAGACACCCGACGGGCGTCGACACCTTCTGGGCCGTCGTCCTCCTCGGGTTCTCCGTGCTGTGGGTGGGCACCTCCTACCCGGCGGTCGACAACGCCGCCGCGTACGGCGTGGTCGGCGCGCTGTTCTCGCTCGTGGTCGCGCTGCGCCGCCGTGCGCCCGAGAAGATGCTGCTGCTCGCCGTCGCCCTGGGCCTCGTCCAGCTCGGCTTCGGGCTGCAGCCCTTCTTCGCGGACTTCGCCATGCTGGTGATCATCTACACCGTGGCCGCGCACGACGGACCGCGCTGGGCGTCCCGTCTCGCGCTCGCCGGCGGTCTCAGCGCCGCCACGCTCTCCATGCTGAGATGGCCGTCCGAGACCAGCCCCGGCTCGGCCCTCGCGCATGTCTTCTTCACGGTGATCATGACCGTGCCGTTCGCCCTCGCCTGGGTGCTCGGCGACTCCCTGCGGACCCGCCGTGCCTACTTCGCGCAGCTGGAGGAGCGCGCCTCCCGCCTGGAGCAGGAGCGCGAGGCGCAGGCCAAGGTCGCGGTCGCCGCCGAGCGCGCCCGGATCGCCCGCGAGCTGCACGACGTCGTCGCGCACAACGTGTCGGTGATGGTGGTCCAGGCCGACGGCGCCGCCTACGTCCTGGACTCCTCCCCGGAGACGGCCAAGCAGGCCCTGGAGACGATCTCCTCCACCGGCCGTCAGGCGCTCGCCGAGATGCGCCGGCTGCTCGGCATCCTGCGCACCGGCGAGCACAAGGAGGCGGGGGAGTACGTGCCCCAGCCCGACGTCGAGCAGATCGAGGACCTCGTCGAGCAGGTCCGCGGGGCGGGGCTGACCGTCGACTTCCGGATCGAGGGGACGCCGCGGCCGCTGCCCAGCGGCGTCGAGCTCACCGCGTACCGGATCGTGCAGGAAGCCCTCACCAACACGCGCAAGCACGGCGGCCCGGACGTCGGGGCCAGCGTCCGCCTGGTGTACTTCGACGACGGCCTCGGGCTGCTCGTCGAGGACGACGGGCGCGGCGCGACGCACGAGATGTACGAGGACGGGGGCGCCGACGGCCGGGGCCACGGCCTGATCGGTATGCGCGAGCGGGTCGGCATGGTCGGCGGCACCCTGGACGCGGGACCGCGTCCGGGTGGCGGCTTCCGTATCAGCGCCCTGCTCCCCCTGAAGCCCGCCCACTGA
- a CDS encoding ATP-binding protein, which translates to MPLLWINGPFGGGKTQTAYELRRRLPGSVVCDPEHVGFGLHRTLPPALRGDFQDLPAWRRGVYEVLDLALREHTDGPVIVPMTLVEPAYFEEVVGRLRAEHGADRVHHFALLARRETVLKRLTERGLGRGLKRESFAVNKLDGCLERLNGPEFAHHIRTDRLTVPQVADEVARIAGLRLAPNTDGPLRHRLRRVRVGLAHIRFD; encoded by the coding sequence GTGCCGCTGCTCTGGATCAACGGGCCTTTCGGGGGCGGGAAGACGCAGACGGCGTACGAGCTGCGACGCCGGCTGCCCGGCAGTGTGGTGTGCGATCCGGAGCATGTCGGCTTCGGGCTTCATCGCACCCTGCCGCCGGCCCTTCGAGGTGACTTCCAGGACCTGCCGGCCTGGCGGCGGGGCGTGTACGAGGTCCTCGACCTGGCGCTGCGGGAGCACACGGACGGTCCGGTGATCGTGCCGATGACGCTGGTGGAACCTGCGTACTTCGAGGAGGTCGTCGGCAGGCTGCGCGCGGAGCACGGTGCCGACCGGGTGCACCACTTCGCGCTGCTCGCGCGGCGGGAGACGGTCCTGAAGCGGCTGACGGAGCGGGGTCTCGGCCGCGGCCTGAAGCGCGAGAGCTTCGCGGTGAACAAGCTGGACGGGTGCCTGGAGCGGCTGAACGGACCCGAGTTCGCGCACCACATCCGTACCGACCGGCTGACGGTCCCGCAGGTCGCGGACGAGGTGGCGCGCATCGCGGGGCTGCGGCTCGCACCGAACACGGACGGGCCGTTGCGGCACCGGCTGCGCCGGGTGCGTGTGGGTCTCGCCCACATCCGCTTCGACTGA
- a CDS encoding ATP-binding cassette domain-containing protein, with amino-acid sequence MIRFEQVTKRYADGTTAVDGLSFEVAEGELVTLVGPSGCGKTTTMKMVNRLIEPTEGRILLGGEDISAIDPVRLRRRIGYVIQQVGLFPHRTVLDNTAAVPHLLGAPRARARARAAELLDLVGLDPKKYGDRYPEQLSGGQRQRVGVARALAADPPVLLMDEPFGAVDPVVRERLQSEFLKLQSQVRKTVLLVTHDLEEAVRLGDRIAVYGQGTIEQFDTPARVLGAPATPYVAEFVGSDRGLKRLSVTPVDSAALEKAPVLRPGGTPPDAPWSVVLDADGRPEGWVSADEPGRTRPAPEPVPLGASLREALAALLQHDTGWLPVTDPADGGRFAGVLTPAGVHRALRASTKATEATEATEATEATEANEETAVSSR; translated from the coding sequence ATGATCCGGTTCGAGCAGGTGACCAAGCGGTACGCGGACGGCACGACGGCCGTCGACGGCCTCTCCTTCGAGGTCGCCGAGGGGGAACTGGTCACGCTCGTCGGCCCGTCCGGCTGCGGCAAGACCACCACCATGAAAATGGTGAACCGGCTCATCGAACCGACCGAGGGACGCATCCTCCTCGGCGGCGAGGACATATCCGCGATCGACCCGGTCCGGCTGCGCCGCCGCATCGGCTACGTCATCCAGCAGGTCGGGCTCTTCCCGCACCGTACGGTCCTCGACAACACCGCGGCCGTCCCCCACCTGCTCGGCGCCCCGCGCGCCCGGGCCCGCGCCCGCGCCGCCGAACTCCTCGACCTGGTCGGCCTCGACCCGAAGAAGTACGGCGACCGGTACCCGGAACAGCTCTCCGGCGGACAGCGCCAGCGCGTCGGCGTGGCCCGCGCACTCGCCGCCGACCCGCCCGTGCTCCTGATGGACGAGCCCTTCGGCGCGGTCGACCCCGTCGTCCGCGAGCGTCTGCAGAGCGAGTTCCTCAAGCTTCAGTCGCAGGTCCGCAAGACCGTCCTGCTGGTCACCCACGACCTGGAGGAGGCCGTCCGCCTCGGCGACCGGATCGCCGTCTACGGACAGGGCACGATCGAGCAGTTCGACACCCCGGCCCGGGTGCTCGGCGCCCCCGCCACCCCGTACGTCGCCGAGTTCGTCGGATCCGACCGCGGCCTCAAGCGGCTCTCCGTCACCCCCGTCGACTCCGCCGCCCTGGAGAAGGCCCCGGTCCTGCGGCCGGGCGGGACCCCGCCCGACGCGCCCTGGTCCGTCGTCCTCGACGCCGACGGCCGGCCGGAGGGCTGGGTGTCGGCGGACGAGCCCGGCCGCACCCGCCCCGCGCCCGAGCCGGTCCCGCTCGGCGCCTCCCTCCGGGAGGCGCTGGCCGCGCTCCTCCAGCACGACACCGGCTGGCTCCCCGTCACCGACCCGGCCGACGGCGGCCGGTTCGCCGGCGTCCTCACCCCGGCGGGTGTCCACCGGGCACTGCGCGCGTCGACCAAAGCGACCGAAGCGACCGAAGCGACCGAAGCGACCGAAGCGACCGAAGCCAACGAGGAGACCGCGGTCAGTTCGCGCTGA
- a CDS encoding NADH-quinone oxidoreductase subunit D, which translates to MTETTVGIGGAAESTDMVLNIGPQHPSTHGVLRLRLVLDGEVIQHAEPVIGYMHRGAEKLFEARDYRQIIMLANRHDWLSAFSNELGVVMAVERMLGMEVPERAVWTRTLLAELNRVLNHLMFLGSYPLELGGITPVFHAFREREELQAVMEEVSGGRMHYMFNRVGGLKEDLPAGWLGRARAAVADVRSRMDVYDRLVLGNEIFRGRTRGVGVLTAETAHAYGVSGPIARASGVDFDLRRDEPYLAYGELQDTLKVVTRKEGDCLARFECLLEQTHISLDLADACLDRIDDLPPGPINQRLPKVLKAPEGHTYAWTENPLGINGYYLVSKGEKTPYRLKLRSASFNNIQALTELLPGTLVADMVAILGSLFFVVGDIDK; encoded by the coding sequence ATGACGGAGACGACGGTCGGAATCGGCGGGGCGGCGGAGAGCACCGACATGGTGCTGAACATCGGGCCGCAGCATCCCTCGACCCATGGTGTGCTCCGCCTCCGCCTCGTACTCGACGGCGAGGTCATCCAGCACGCCGAGCCGGTCATCGGGTACATGCACCGCGGCGCCGAGAAGCTCTTCGAGGCGCGCGACTACCGGCAGATCATCATGCTCGCCAACCGCCACGACTGGCTGTCGGCGTTCTCCAACGAGCTCGGTGTCGTCATGGCCGTCGAGCGGATGCTCGGCATGGAGGTCCCCGAGCGGGCCGTCTGGACCCGCACACTGCTCGCCGAGCTGAACCGGGTGCTCAACCACCTGATGTTCCTGGGGTCGTACCCCCTCGAACTGGGCGGTATCACCCCGGTCTTCCACGCGTTCCGGGAGCGGGAGGAGCTCCAGGCCGTGATGGAGGAGGTCTCCGGCGGCCGGATGCACTACATGTTCAACCGGGTCGGCGGCCTCAAGGAGGACCTCCCGGCCGGATGGCTCGGCCGGGCCCGCGCGGCCGTCGCCGACGTGCGGTCGCGGATGGACGTGTACGACAGGCTGGTCCTCGGCAACGAGATCTTCCGCGGCCGCACCCGGGGCGTCGGCGTCCTGACGGCGGAGACGGCGCACGCGTACGGCGTCTCCGGGCCCATCGCCCGCGCCTCCGGCGTCGACTTCGACCTGCGCCGCGACGAGCCGTACCTGGCCTACGGGGAGCTTCAGGACACGCTGAAGGTCGTCACCCGCAAGGAGGGCGACTGCCTCGCCCGCTTCGAGTGCCTCCTGGAGCAGACCCACATCTCCCTGGACCTCGCCGACGCCTGCCTCGACCGGATCGACGACCTCCCGCCGGGGCCGATCAACCAGCGGCTGCCGAAGGTGCTCAAGGCGCCGGAGGGCCACACATACGCCTGGACCGAGAACCCGCTCGGCATCAACGGCTACTACCTGGTCTCCAAGGGCGAGAAGACGCCGTACCGCCTCAAGCTGCGCTCGGCGTCGTTCAACAACATCCAGGCGCTGACCGAGCTGCTGCCGGGCACGCTGGTCGCCGACATGGTGGCGATCCTGGGTTCGCTCTTCTTCGTCGTCGGCGACATCGACAAGTAG